In Streptomyces sp. RFCAC02, the following proteins share a genomic window:
- a CDS encoding DUF4287 domain-containing protein — MTESVKGPASYFPSIEKTYGRPIAEWKDLIRSSPLSRHTELVTWLKTEHGLGHGHANALVKHTLDEDRGR, encoded by the coding sequence ATGACCGAGTCCGTGAAGGGCCCCGCCAGCTACTTCCCGTCGATCGAGAAGACGTACGGCCGCCCGATCGCCGAGTGGAAGGACCTCATCCGCTCCTCGCCCCTGAGCCGGCACACCGAACTCGTCACCTGGCTCAAGACCGAGCACGGGCTCGGCCACGGCCACGCCAACGCCCTCGTCAAGCACACCCTGGACGAGGACCGCGGCAGGTGA
- a CDS encoding redoxin family protein, with the protein MTTEAVRSYESPGLLAPARLANGYRNYDERDVRLTRAIRALADLGIPAEGTRPFLECLALGHWHADDCPAALARYRDDIDELTQRIDGLTARRNGRFPPATMGEEPMTDRTSLPAGLPVPEDDGAAAHLPGMEMPHLELRGTDGATVRLDALGAGRTVLYLYPLTGRPGTDLPEGWNAIPGARGCTAEACGFRDHHQDLHAAGAARVFGLSSQDTDYQREVTERLRLPFRMLSDPARDLGRALHLPTFRTADGPTLYKRLTLIVRDDLIEHVFYPVFPPDEHADQVLAWLGDNPL; encoded by the coding sequence GTGACGACCGAGGCGGTGCGCTCCTACGAATCGCCGGGCCTGCTCGCTCCGGCGCGGCTGGCCAACGGATACCGGAACTACGACGAGCGCGACGTACGGCTCACGCGGGCGATCCGTGCACTGGCCGATCTCGGCATCCCCGCCGAGGGCACACGTCCGTTCCTGGAGTGCCTGGCCCTGGGACACTGGCACGCGGACGACTGCCCGGCCGCGCTGGCCAGGTACCGGGACGACATCGACGAGCTGACGCAGCGGATCGACGGTCTCACCGCCCGCCGCAACGGCCGCTTCCCGCCGGCCACCATGGGAGAGGAACCGATGACCGACCGCACGAGCCTGCCCGCCGGCCTGCCCGTCCCCGAGGACGACGGCGCCGCCGCGCACCTGCCCGGCATGGAGATGCCGCACCTGGAACTCCGGGGCACCGACGGCGCGACGGTCCGCCTCGACGCGCTGGGCGCGGGGCGCACGGTGCTCTACCTCTACCCGCTGACGGGCCGCCCCGGCACCGACCTGCCCGAGGGCTGGAACGCCATACCCGGCGCCCGCGGCTGCACCGCCGAGGCGTGCGGCTTCCGCGACCACCACCAGGACCTGCACGCGGCAGGCGCGGCCCGGGTGTTCGGCCTGTCCAGCCAGGACACCGACTACCAGCGCGAGGTCACCGAGCGGCTGCGCCTGCCGTTCCGGATGCTGTCCGACCCGGCACGGGACCTCGGCCGGGCGCTGCACCTGCCCACGTTCCGCACCGCCGACGGGCCGACGCTCTACAAGCGGCTCACGCTGATCGTCAGGGACGACCTGATCGAGCACGTCTTCTACCCGGTCTTCCCGCCGGACGAGCACGCGGACCAGGTCCTGGCCTGGCTGGGCGACAACCCGCTGTAG
- a CDS encoding NADPH:quinone reductase translates to MRAAYVDGPGPAGAIRYGELPVPAPGPGDVLVRVLAVAANPVDTFVRSGAYPTPMPAPFVIGRDLVGEVAAAGPGAAHAFPAGRPVWCASLGHGGRQGSFAQYAVVPTDRLYPVPDGVDPVVLVAAAHPAATAWLALFRHGGLAAPGTTVYVGGGAGNVGSAAVALAASAGARVIATARDDDAARVRELGADTVLDHRSPDLADALRAAAPDGVDIHLDTSGRADLATAVERVAFGGRIVAMAGMTARPELPLGALYTRDAGIAGFAISNAAPADLADAAAGVTRLLRGTPWRPRVTAELPLSQAAEAHRRLEAGTIRGRIVLRP, encoded by the coding sequence ATGCGGGCGGCGTACGTGGACGGGCCGGGGCCTGCCGGGGCGATCCGGTACGGGGAGCTGCCCGTGCCCGCTCCCGGCCCCGGCGACGTCCTGGTCCGCGTCCTGGCCGTCGCGGCGAACCCGGTGGACACCTTCGTGCGGTCCGGGGCGTACCCCACGCCGATGCCCGCGCCGTTCGTCATCGGGCGGGATCTCGTCGGCGAGGTCGCAGCGGCGGGTCCCGGCGCGGCGCACGCGTTCCCCGCGGGGCGGCCGGTGTGGTGCGCGAGCCTCGGGCACGGCGGGCGGCAGGGGTCGTTCGCGCAGTACGCGGTGGTGCCGACGGACCGGCTGTACCCGGTGCCCGACGGCGTGGACCCCGTCGTCCTGGTGGCGGCGGCGCATCCGGCGGCGACGGCGTGGCTCGCCCTGTTCCGGCACGGCGGGCTCGCGGCGCCCGGCACGACGGTGTACGTGGGCGGCGGCGCGGGGAACGTCGGTTCCGCCGCCGTCGCGCTCGCCGCCTCGGCGGGCGCCCGCGTCATCGCGACGGCGCGGGACGATGACGCCGCCCGCGTACGGGAGCTGGGCGCGGACACCGTGCTCGACCACCGCTCCCCGGACCTGGCCGACGCCCTGCGGGCCGCCGCGCCGGACGGTGTGGACATCCACCTCGACACGTCCGGCCGGGCCGACCTGGCCACCGCCGTCGAGCGGGTCGCGTTCGGCGGCCGCATCGTGGCGATGGCCGGCATGACGGCGCGGCCCGAACTGCCGCTCGGCGCCCTCTACACGCGCGACGCGGGCATCGCCGGCTTCGCGATCAGCAACGCGGCACCGGCCGACCTGGCGGACGCGGCGGCGGGCGTGACGCGCCTGCTGCGCGGTACGCCGTGGCGCCCCCGCGTCACCGCGGAACTGCCCCTGTCGCAGGCCGCGGAGGCGCACCGGCGCCTGGAGGCCGGCACGATCAGGGGACGCATCGTCCTGCGGCCGTGA
- a CDS encoding nucleoside triphosphate pyrophosphohydrolase, which produces MTTEDDQQGPGRIVLLTTTHRVAPGLLSWPAWRELRGADLVLCRDADHPQLPYLEDAGVAVREAAPTAAELVAACAGGRTVVVVAAADGERPLTDGLAALASSGRAAGAVPDLELLPGSYDLPGARLLDLVQVMDRIRAACPWASTRTAADLAHYGLEEMYELVEAVETGDRAELREELGDVLLQVVFHARIAEDDADEPFGIDDVAGGIVAKLVRRHPHVFGDARAETPEDVQALWLAAKAAEKGRASVTDGVPLGQPALALAAKLAGRARRGGLAVPLPGADGGGRDAAGFGYRLLALAAEAEAAGVEPETALRAAARTYRAALRTAEGVPG; this is translated from the coding sequence GTGACGACCGAGGATGACCAGCAGGGACCGGGCCGCATCGTCCTGCTGACCACGACGCACCGGGTCGCGCCCGGCCTGCTGTCGTGGCCGGCGTGGCGGGAGCTGCGGGGCGCCGACCTGGTGCTGTGCCGCGACGCCGACCACCCGCAGCTCCCGTACCTGGAGGACGCCGGGGTGGCCGTCCGGGAGGCCGCGCCGACGGCCGCCGAACTGGTGGCGGCGTGCGCGGGCGGCCGTACGGTCGTCGTCGTGGCCGCGGCCGACGGCGAGCGGCCGCTCACGGACGGGCTCGCCGCCCTCGCCTCCTCCGGGCGGGCCGCGGGCGCCGTGCCGGACCTGGAGCTGCTGCCCGGCTCGTACGACCTGCCGGGCGCGCGCCTCCTCGACCTGGTGCAGGTCATGGACCGCATCCGCGCCGCCTGCCCCTGGGCCTCCACGCGCACCGCCGCCGACCTGGCGCACTACGGCCTGGAGGAGATGTACGAGCTGGTCGAGGCCGTCGAGACGGGCGACCGCGCCGAGCTGCGCGAGGAACTGGGCGACGTCCTGCTGCAGGTCGTCTTCCACGCGCGGATCGCGGAGGACGACGCGGACGAGCCGTTCGGCATCGACGACGTGGCGGGCGGCATCGTGGCGAAGCTGGTCCGCCGGCACCCGCACGTGTTCGGGGACGCGCGGGCCGAGACGCCCGAGGACGTGCAGGCGTTGTGGCTCGCGGCCAAGGCGGCGGAGAAGGGGCGCGCCTCGGTCACGGACGGCGTGCCGCTGGGCCAGCCGGCCCTGGCACTGGCCGCGAAGCTCGCCGGCCGGGCGCGCCGGGGCGGTCTCGCCGTACCGCTGCCCGGGGCGGACGGGGGCGGCCGGGACGCGGCGGGCTTCGGGTACCGGCTGCTGGCGCTCGCGGCCGAGGCGGAGGCCGCGGGCGTGGAGCCGGAGACGGCGCTGCGCGCGGCGGCCAGGACGTACCGCGCGGCCCTGCGGACGGCCGAGGGCGTACCCGGCTGA
- a CDS encoding SurA N-terminal domain-containing protein: MKRRASVLSLTAAAAVTALLATGCSTGAHPGAAAVVGGERITVASVQAQVEAVRDAQRAQPNGDELIAASGSLTRDTVDFLVYYEVLERAAADAGVEVSRRDVQQARSDAEDTVGSPEALAQVALLAQAGGLPLAGDEQLDRQFRGQVLFQRLAERIGATGSPNGRQMIVDVLARTAEEIGVEVNPRYGEWSPEQVALIEADQPWLTGTADGTAA; the protein is encoded by the coding sequence GTGAAGCGTCGCGCGTCCGTACTGTCCCTCACCGCCGCTGCCGCCGTCACGGCACTGCTGGCGACCGGCTGTTCCACCGGGGCCCATCCGGGCGCCGCGGCCGTCGTCGGCGGGGAGCGCATCACGGTGGCCAGCGTCCAGGCGCAGGTGGAGGCCGTGCGGGACGCGCAGCGCGCCCAGCCGAACGGCGACGAGCTGATCGCCGCCAGCGGCTCCCTCACCCGTGACACGGTCGACTTCCTCGTCTACTACGAGGTGCTGGAGCGCGCGGCGGCCGACGCCGGGGTCGAGGTGTCGCGGCGCGACGTGCAGCAGGCCAGGAGCGACGCCGAGGACACGGTGGGCAGCCCGGAGGCGCTCGCGCAGGTGGCGCTGCTCGCGCAGGCCGGCGGGCTGCCGCTGGCCGGTGACGAGCAGCTCGACCGGCAGTTCCGCGGCCAGGTGCTGTTCCAGCGGCTCGCGGAGCGCATCGGCGCCACGGGGTCGCCGAACGGCCGGCAGATGATCGTGGACGTGCTGGCGCGGACCGCCGAGGAGATCGGCGTCGAGGTGAACCCGCGCTACGGCGAGTGGAGCCCGGAGCAGGTCGCCCTCATCGAGGCCGACCAGCCGTGGCTGACCGGCACGGCCGACGGGACCGCCGCGTAG
- a CDS encoding glycosyltransferase family 4 protein, translating to MHIAVFVENRNGVDLTRRIMAAPRAAGHTFSVFTADVNGEVARWIAEEADRRLPGVPVRNLFEVGEAMSDDEFAQAVTVRADRFARERGIDRVILFNDQSRRGKKVTEALTERVPVVLVQDGHLDFHYKQLGSARRDQNWYYGASRPAAVCVWGPAMAQHVSFRTPEAGPPVHITGALGHSDDPVLLTAARSGVHRTTREADAPLRIIVLDQPLGDQGKMPRPAHREELAQMIEALREHGSVDVKPHPSTQAAHLTWLSTGLPDDVTALDADTLLDADALGEYDLAVTFFSTTYLQTLRAGVPLVMYNPQALNIVFPTVHHPLLRNIGTTEELSAVASRLRRSRKFLANQHGSPMEHFLAFRDDVADAIMTVVDEAEPAGPAEPGGTPAAGTGPVGAGTAYAPGASLAERALAEVERRAARPSTLAVVGVSFSYVTGVAVPVLTYTQALIAQSPVDVHYFDLAAFPQPEHAADALADAEIVLINSMAPFWRSPIANGLIEGLLDAGRRVVLYAHETEYVFTYESERSAERHAEMLKLLPRLTVLCVSKAQADMFRQLGVTDPIVIYNTVPRDIHRTRASAAVSERPRMVMVGTVQDRKGVDLFSRVAELAHARGLPWRFSWVGWKTPRIARKTLLSDRVEWMGALARDRVREELAASDVFFLSSVDDPMPLSVVEAVQHRLRIATFHRVGSREVLDGVRGYRAYTEYTPEAALDALAAVLAEDVDEERYAEVEELFDIPAFSARMSAALSLPAPGQVVAHDGEAARHRFSVAIGQNVAYRTDEFRDQLKAGREENAFRIGKEILRRSTNSTDVLIGMAEIHARHGRVRDALGMLGGAACVGGQRSRVWLEIARIAEQLGAEGRSLQRFARREALRVKVRNRASRIGGAE from the coding sequence ATGCACATCGCAGTATTCGTCGAGAACCGCAACGGCGTGGACCTCACGCGGCGCATCATGGCCGCGCCCCGGGCCGCCGGGCACACGTTCTCGGTCTTCACCGCCGATGTGAACGGCGAGGTCGCCCGCTGGATCGCCGAGGAGGCCGACCGGCGGCTGCCCGGCGTACCGGTCCGCAACCTCTTCGAGGTCGGCGAGGCGATGAGCGACGACGAGTTCGCCCAGGCCGTCACGGTCCGCGCCGACCGCTTCGCGCGGGAGCGCGGCATCGACCGCGTCATCCTCTTCAACGACCAGTCGCGGCGCGGCAAGAAGGTCACCGAGGCCCTCACCGAACGCGTCCCCGTCGTCCTCGTCCAGGACGGCCACCTCGACTTCCACTACAAGCAGCTCGGCTCGGCCCGCCGCGACCAGAACTGGTACTACGGCGCCTCACGCCCCGCCGCCGTCTGCGTGTGGGGTCCCGCGATGGCGCAGCACGTGTCGTTCCGCACGCCCGAGGCCGGTCCGCCCGTGCACATCACCGGCGCCCTCGGGCACAGCGACGACCCGGTGCTGCTGACGGCGGCCAGGTCCGGGGTGCACCGCACGACCCGCGAGGCGGACGCCCCGCTGCGGATCATCGTCCTCGACCAGCCGCTGGGCGACCAGGGCAAGATGCCGCGCCCGGCGCACCGCGAGGAACTGGCGCAGATGATCGAGGCGCTGCGCGAGCACGGCAGCGTGGACGTCAAGCCGCACCCGTCGACGCAGGCCGCGCACCTCACCTGGCTGTCCACCGGGCTGCCCGACGACGTGACGGCCCTGGACGCCGACACGCTCCTCGACGCGGACGCGCTCGGCGAGTACGACCTGGCCGTCACGTTCTTCTCGACGACCTACCTCCAGACGCTGCGCGCCGGTGTCCCGCTGGTCATGTACAACCCGCAGGCTCTGAACATCGTCTTCCCGACCGTCCACCACCCGCTGCTGCGCAACATCGGCACGACCGAGGAACTGTCCGCCGTCGCGTCGCGGCTGCGGCGCTCGCGCAAGTTCCTGGCGAACCAGCACGGTTCGCCCATGGAGCACTTCCTCGCGTTCCGCGACGACGTGGCGGACGCCATCATGACGGTGGTCGACGAGGCCGAGCCCGCGGGGCCCGCCGAGCCCGGCGGCACCCCCGCCGCCGGTACCGGCCCGGTCGGCGCCGGGACCGCGTACGCCCCCGGCGCGTCCCTGGCCGAACGCGCCCTCGCCGAGGTCGAACGCCGCGCCGCGCGCCCCTCCACGCTGGCGGTCGTCGGCGTCAGCTTCTCGTACGTCACCGGCGTCGCCGTCCCGGTGCTCACCTACACGCAGGCCCTCATCGCGCAGTCGCCCGTGGACGTGCACTACTTCGACCTGGCCGCCTTCCCGCAGCCGGAGCACGCCGCCGACGCCCTCGCCGACGCCGAGATCGTGCTGATCAACAGCATGGCACCGTTCTGGCGCTCCCCGATCGCCAACGGCCTGATCGAGGGCCTCCTCGACGCCGGACGCCGCGTCGTGCTGTACGCGCACGAGACCGAGTACGTCTTCACGTACGAGTCGGAGCGGTCCGCCGAGCGCCACGCGGAGATGCTGAAGCTGCTGCCGCGCCTCACCGTGCTGTGCGTGTCGAAGGCGCAGGCGGACATGTTCCGGCAGCTCGGCGTCACCGACCCGATCGTCATCTACAACACGGTGCCGCGCGACATCCACCGCACCCGCGCCTCGGCGGCGGTCTCGGAGCGGCCGCGCATGGTGATGGTCGGCACGGTGCAGGACCGCAAGGGCGTCGACCTGTTCAGCCGCGTCGCCGAACTGGCCCACGCGCGCGGCCTGCCGTGGCGGTTCTCGTGGGTCGGCTGGAAGACGCCCCGCATCGCGCGCAAGACGCTGCTGTCGGACCGCGTGGAGTGGATGGGCGCGCTCGCGCGCGACCGCGTGCGCGAGGAACTTGCCGCGTCCGACGTGTTCTTCCTCTCCAGCGTGGACGACCCGATGCCGCTGTCCGTCGTGGAGGCGGTGCAGCACCGGCTGCGGATCGCGACGTTCCACCGCGTCGGGTCCCGCGAGGTGCTGGACGGCGTCCGCGGCTACCGCGCCTACACCGAGTACACGCCCGAGGCGGCCCTCGACGCGCTCGCCGCCGTCCTCGCCGAGGACGTGGACGAGGAGCGGTACGCCGAGGTGGAGGAGCTGTTCGACATCCCCGCGTTCAGCGCCCGCATGTCGGCGGCCCTGTCGCTCCCCGCGCCCGGCCAGGTCGTCGCGCACGACGGGGAGGCCGCGCGGCACCGCTTCTCCGTAGCCATCGGGCAGAACGTCGCCTACCGCACCGACGAGTTCCGCGACCAGCTCAAGGCCGGGCGCGAGGAGAACGCGTTCCGCATCGGCAAGGAGATCCTGCGGCGCTCCACCAACTCGACGGACGTGCTGATCGGCATGGCGGAGATCCACGCGCGGCACGGCCGGGTGCGCGACGCCCTCGGCATGCTGGGCGGCGCCGCCTGCGTGGGCGGGCAGCGGTCCCGGGTGTGGCTGGAGATAGCGCGGATCGCCGAGCAGCTGGGCGCGGAGGGCCGGTCGCTGCAACGGTTCGCGCGTCGCGAGGCGTTGCGCGTGAAGGTCCGCAACAGGGCGTCCCGCATCGGCGGCGCGGAGTGA
- a CDS encoding acyltransferase family protein has protein sequence MPRQQHGGKPRDPLWENVRYVAATVVLVGHAITPLRDQFPFMHWLYNATWQLGVPAFAFISGRFSTALPLTARAAGRVITGIAIPYAAFSLLTSLQLWILNGDWDFFVAEPVATLWFLLALIIWKVVLPYAVAVRYPLAWSVAAALAVGFAEDIGFEFAASQTITFFPFFYLGHLMAREQRLADAVNAVPRWAAALVTAALAGGAWLVDDRLEPVWLAMKRPYSADSYDLVWGLPVRAAVLLWGAVAVLALIRLVPRGHVPVLTSLGTAGLYIYLLHPLVLRQFHHVDFFARMDTGAEAAAVLAVALAATVVLGSRPVQWLARPFVQPRAAWLLRPAPGPAEQERTPAAPREPALVAPSGSGPAAPATPSDRENW, from the coding sequence GTGCCAAGGCAGCAACACGGCGGAAAGCCGCGCGACCCGCTCTGGGAGAACGTCCGCTATGTGGCGGCGACCGTCGTTCTCGTGGGCCATGCGATCACCCCCCTGCGCGACCAGTTCCCCTTCATGCACTGGCTGTACAACGCCACGTGGCAGCTCGGGGTTCCCGCCTTCGCGTTCATATCCGGACGTTTCTCCACGGCGCTTCCCCTGACCGCGCGCGCCGCCGGGCGCGTGATCACCGGAATAGCCATTCCCTACGCCGCTTTCTCGCTCCTCACCAGCCTGCAGCTGTGGATCCTGAACGGCGACTGGGATTTCTTCGTCGCCGAGCCCGTGGCCACCCTGTGGTTCCTGCTCGCCCTCATCATCTGGAAAGTGGTCCTGCCCTACGCCGTGGCCGTCCGGTACCCGCTGGCGTGGTCCGTCGCCGCGGCACTGGCCGTGGGATTCGCCGAGGACATCGGCTTCGAGTTCGCCGCATCGCAGACGATCACGTTCTTCCCGTTCTTCTACCTCGGCCACCTGATGGCCCGCGAACAGCGTCTCGCCGACGCCGTGAACGCCGTCCCCCGCTGGGCCGCCGCCCTGGTCACCGCGGCCCTCGCCGGCGGCGCCTGGCTGGTCGACGACCGGCTCGAACCCGTGTGGCTCGCCATGAAGCGCCCCTACAGCGCCGACAGTTACGACCTCGTCTGGGGTCTCCCCGTCCGCGCCGCCGTCCTCCTGTGGGGCGCGGTCGCGGTGCTCGCGCTGATCCGCCTGGTGCCCCGCGGCCACGTCCCGGTGCTCACGTCCCTCGGCACGGCCGGCCTGTACATCTACCTGCTGCACCCGCTCGTCCTGCGGCAGTTCCACCATGTCGACTTCTTCGCGCGGATGGACACCGGCGCGGAGGCGGCCGCCGTCCTCGCGGTGGCCCTCGCGGCGACCGTCGTGCTCGGTTCACGGCCGGTCCAGTGGCTCGCCCGGCCGTTCGTGCAGCCGCGCGCCGCCTGGCTGCTGCGCCCCGCGCCCGGCCCGGCCGAGCAGGAGCGGACCCCGGCCGCGCCCCGCGAGCCGGCGCTCGTCGCACCGTCCGGCAGTGGGCCGGCCGCACCCGCAACACCATCGGACCGGGAGAACTGGTAA
- a CDS encoding ABC transporter ATP-binding protein — MATAVVNPATGGSGRHSDVAARAEGVVKAYGAGETRVVALDRVSVDVERGAFTAIMGPSGSGKSTLMHCLAGLDTVTEGRIHIGDTEITGLKDKKLTRLRRDRIGFIFQAFNLLPTLNALENITLPMDIAGRKPDREWLDKVISTVGLADRLKHRPAQLSGGQQQRVAVARALASRPEIIFGDEPTGNLDSRAGAEVLAFLRRSVDDLGQTIVMVTHDPVAASYADRVVFLADGRIVDDMRDPTADRVLDRMRGFDAQGRTS; from the coding sequence GTGGCTACGGCTGTGGTGAACCCGGCGACGGGGGGGAGCGGGCGTCACTCGGACGTGGCCGCACGGGCCGAGGGCGTCGTCAAGGCGTACGGGGCGGGCGAGACGCGTGTCGTGGCGCTGGACCGGGTGAGTGTGGACGTGGAACGGGGGGCGTTCACGGCGATCATGGGGCCGTCCGGCTCGGGGAAGTCCACCCTGATGCACTGCCTCGCCGGCCTGGACACGGTGACGGAGGGGCGCATCCACATCGGTGACACGGAGATCACCGGATTGAAGGACAAGAAGCTGACCCGGCTGCGGCGGGACCGGATCGGCTTCATCTTCCAGGCGTTCAATCTGCTGCCCACGCTGAACGCGCTGGAGAACATCACGCTGCCCATGGACATAGCCGGCCGCAAGCCCGACCGGGAGTGGCTGGACAAGGTCATCTCCACCGTCGGTCTCGCCGACCGCCTGAAGCACCGGCCCGCCCAGCTCTCCGGCGGACAGCAGCAGCGCGTCGCCGTCGCCCGCGCCCTCGCGAGCAGGCCCGAGATCATCTTCGGCGACGAACCCACCGGCAACCTGGACTCCCGCGCCGGCGCCGAAGTCCTCGCGTTCCTGCGTCGTTCGGTGGACGATCTCGGCCAGACGATCGTCATGGTCACCCACGACCCCGTCGCCGCCTCCTACGCCGACCGCGTCGTCTTCCTCGCCGACGGCCGCATCGTCGACGACATGCGCGACCCGACCGCCGACCGCGTGCTCGACCGCATGCGCGGCTTCGACGCCCAGGGGCGCACGTCATGA